AGGAACTTAATACAGTGAGAACTAAGAGCCTAAATTCAATTAATGAAGAAAGGGAAACTCTTCTAGAAGAAAAAGAATCTTTGGAAGATTGGTATGGCAGATTAGAAACAAAAATTTCATACCCTCATAGTATTGGGAAAGGAACTCTAGAAGAATCTCTAGCCTGTTTAAGGATGATTTCTCAGTTTTTTGATATTCCTTTTCGCAAAGATATCCTAAAAAACATAATTAAAAATCAATTACATAACTCCAAAGACAACCAATTAGGAATTTTAGAACTTGCTGCAATTATTGATTTAATCGGTTTAAGAAGTTCAATTTTAAGGCCTGATTCAAAGCAATTGATAAAAAGGATACCTGTACCATCTCTAATAATTAAAGATAATCATCCAGTAGTTTTATGGGAGAGAAAAGCTAAGAAAATTCTTTTAGGTGATCCTATAAATGGCCAAAATTGGAAGAACACTGAAGAAATATTAGATGTAAATAAAAACGATCAAATTTCAATTTTATTTATAGAAAAAACTTTAACTTCTCCAAAAGCAAGATTTGGATTGAAATGGTTTCTCCCTGCTATTAAAAAACATAAAAATAGCCTAATTCAAGTTGTGATAGCTAGTTTCTTTGTACAATTACTAGGTTTATTTAATCCTCTATTAATTCAACAAATCATAGATGCTGCTATCAATCAAGGAAATATCCAAAGTCTCAATGTTCTTGGAACTCTTCTAATCGCAATGGCATTTGCTCAGGCTTTAATGGGCTCTCTTCGTACTTATTTATTCGCAGACACAACTAATAGAATAGATATTTCCCTAGGTTCCAAAATCATTCATCATTTATTGAGACTACCTCTAAGCTATTTTTCAAAGCGTCCCGTAGGTGAAGTTAGCAGTCGAATTAATGAATTAGAAAAGATTAGGAATTTTCTTACTGGAACAGCCTTGACGGTTATCCTTGATGCGATTTTTTCAGTTATTTATATAGTCGTAATGTTAACTTATTCGGTGAAACTTACTTTTTTTTCTTTAGGAGTCGTCCCATTTTTTATACTTTTAAGCTTGATTGTTTCCCCTATCATAAGAAAACAACTTAGAAAAAAGGCCGAATCAAGTGCTCGCGTAAATAGCCATTTAGTTGAAAGCCTTACAGGTATGGAAACTTTAAAGGGCCAAGGAATGGAATTACAAAGTGAATGGAGATGGGAAAAGTTTTATGGGAGTCAAATTCAAGCTGGATTTCGCAATACTATTACAAGTACTTCAGCAGGGGCAGCAAGTACATTTCTGCAACAACTCTCAGGACTTGTAGTCATTTGGGCAGGCGCTTTAATTGTGTTGGAAGGAAAGATGAGCATAGGACAATTAATAGCATTTAGGATTCTTTCTGGCTATGTAACTGGCCCTTTATTAAGAATTGCAAGTTTATGGCAAAATTTCCAGGAAACTATAATTTCACTTGAACGATTATCTGACATTGTTGACCAAAAAGAAGAGATAGAAATTACAGGAGAAAATCTACCTCCATTAACACCCATCAAAGGCAGTCTTAGCTACAAAGATGTAAATTTTCGGTTTGGTTCTCATGGAGCATTACAACTTTCAAATATTAATTTTGATATGCCCGCTGGTAGCTTTGTTGGGATAGTAGGGAGTAGTGGATCTGGCAAAAGTACTTTGATGAAGTTATTAACAAGATTTTATGATCCTATTGAAGGAGTAATTTACATTGATGGACAAGATATTTCAAAAATAGACCTTTATTCATTACGGTCTCAAATAGGAATTGTTCCACAAGATTGTTTACTATTTGATGGTTCAATTCAGGAAAATATTGCTTTATCAAGACCTAATGCTAGTTTTGAAGAAATAAAAGAGGCTGCAAAAATTGCATGTGCGCATGATTTTATACAACAGATGAGTGCAGGTTACAGCAGTTCAGTAGGTGAGAGAGGTGCAAATCTTTCCGGTGGGCAACGTCAAAGAATAGCTATTGCCAGAGTGGTACTTAAAAGTCCAAAATTACTAATTTTAGATGAAGCGACGAGTGCATTAGACATCGATACTGAGCAAAAAGTAATTGGTAATTTAGCACAATTTTTTAAGGAGAAAACAGTTTTATTCATTACCCATAGACTTAGCAGTTTAACTATGGCAAATAAGATAATAGTTTTACACCAAGGTGCAATAGTTGAGCAGGGAAGCCATTATGAATTAATGAATGCAAATGGTCGTTATGCAACAATTTATCGACAGCAAAAAGCAAATATTTAGTGAACAATAACAAAAACGAGAAAAATAATTCACCTATCTCGGAGAAAAATTCAAAAGAATTTAGCGTGGGAGAGATTCGCTACCAATCTTCACTTTTTTGGAGCAGTGCACTTCTTTGGGCAATAATTGGGAGTGTTGGATTTGGAGTAATTTTTTCTTTTATCGCTCGAATAGATGAAGTAGTCAACGTCAGAGGCGAGCTGCAAGCGAAAGGTGCGGAACGGCCTATAAAAGCTCCCTTCAACAGCATAATTCAATCAATTAAAGTGAAAGAAGGCGAAAGAGTTAAAAAAGGCCAAACTCTAATTGAATTGGATACTAGGGAAATTGAAGCGCAAATTGAAGGTTTAAAAGCTAACTTAATAAGTCTAAAAAATAGAAGAAAAATCAAAAAAGAAATTGTTGAAAAGTTATATCAAATTAAAGAAAAAGGAGCAATTTCCTTGATCTATTATCTTGAGAAAAAAGGTTTATTAGAGGAGATTGAGTCTGAGATTTCTGTTATAAAATCAAAAATTAAAGAACTAGAGGTTAAATTAATAAAAGCCAAATTATCATCGCCTATTAACGGTACAGTTTTTAATCTAATTCCATCAAATATTGATTATTTTGTAACCGGTGGAGAAACTATTTTATTAATAATACCTGAGGGTGACTTAGAGGCTAAAATATTCCTCACAAACAAAGATATTGGTTATGTAAAACCAAATATGAACGCAGAAATTAGAGTAGATGCTTTTCCCTACACGCAATTTGGTTCAATAAAAGGCGTGTTGCATTCAGTTGGTGCAGAGGCATTACCTGTAGACCAACAAAATTCTCAACCCCGTTTTCCAGCTTTAGTAAAATTGGATGAACAAGACATAGAATTAAATGGAAATAAATATGAATTAAAATCAG
The nucleotide sequence above comes from Prochlorococcus marinus XMU1406. Encoded proteins:
- a CDS encoding ABC transporter transmembrane domain-containing protein is translated as MVKLPSRKNNNPWNNVFNLSAGLNNEIYNHIYSLSLEPGQKLNQFNEDLPGIIFVEEGQVRLLSLDEQGEPFTVEKYSKHQIVGAEQILRGVNDQIIAASSKVRLSILPTTIFFNLIKKQKHYLELFSLISLNELFSVLSSTNNSSFEKSKSILKRAKELLKSDLNLKAHNFYNEFQFSENDHKNWLVSSCNIDGFPPGSLIKSGTKLKINGKLPARLIALPSNWQTLEINNEELNTVRTKSLNSINEERETLLEEKESLEDWYGRLETKISYPHSIGKGTLEESLACLRMISQFFDIPFRKDILKNIIKNQLHNSKDNQLGILELAAIIDLIGLRSSILRPDSKQLIKRIPVPSLIIKDNHPVVLWERKAKKILLGDPINGQNWKNTEEILDVNKNDQISILFIEKTLTSPKARFGLKWFLPAIKKHKNSLIQVVIASFFVQLLGLFNPLLIQQIIDAAINQGNIQSLNVLGTLLIAMAFAQALMGSLRTYLFADTTNRIDISLGSKIIHHLLRLPLSYFSKRPVGEVSSRINELEKIRNFLTGTALTVILDAIFSVIYIVVMLTYSVKLTFFSLGVVPFFILLSLIVSPIIRKQLRKKAESSARVNSHLVESLTGMETLKGQGMELQSEWRWEKFYGSQIQAGFRNTITSTSAGAASTFLQQLSGLVVIWAGALIVLEGKMSIGQLIAFRILSGYVTGPLLRIASLWQNFQETIISLERLSDIVDQKEEIEITGENLPPLTPIKGSLSYKDVNFRFGSHGALQLSNINFDMPAGSFVGIVGSSGSGKSTLMKLLTRFYDPIEGVIYIDGQDISKIDLYSLRSQIGIVPQDCLLFDGSIQENIALSRPNASFEEIKEAAKIACAHDFIQQMSAGYSSSVGERGANLSGGQRQRIAIARVVLKSPKLLILDEATSALDIDTEQKVIGNLAQFFKEKTVLFITHRLSSLTMANKIIVLHQGAIVEQGSHYELMNANGRYATIYRQQKANI
- a CDS encoding HlyD family efflux transporter periplasmic adaptor subunit, with protein sequence MNNNKNEKNNSPISEKNSKEFSVGEIRYQSSLFWSSALLWAIIGSVGFGVIFSFIARIDEVVNVRGELQAKGAERPIKAPFNSIIQSIKVKEGERVKKGQTLIELDTREIEAQIEGLKANLISLKNRRKIKKEIVEKLYQIKEKGAISLIYYLEKKGLLEEIESEISVIKSKIKELEVKLIKAKLSSPINGTVFNLIPSNIDYFVTGGETILLIIPEGDLEAKIFLTNKDIGYVKPNMNAEIRVDAFPYTQFGSIKGVLHSVGAEALPVDQQNSQPRFPALVKLDEQDIELNGNKYELKSGQSISVNLIVRDKPVITLLTNSIEKAIDSLRGIKSDRK